The genomic DNA CAGAAAACTGATAGGCCGAAGGTTGTTGGGTCACCGGAAACTGACGAGCCACGTAGCGATCGGATGCTTGCCCGCTGGCAGTGGTTTCGTCATCCGACGCAGTGGTTTCTAGCTGTCCGAGAGCTGATGCTTCAGGTGCCCAATGGCTCGAAGCTGTGTGCCCCGGTGTGGTGTAGCCCGGTGTGGTGTAACCCGGTGTTGATGTGCCAAACGTCGACGGTGTTAACGGTGCGGCGAACTGCGCACATCCCGCGATCATGGACGATGCAAACAACACGATCCAACCTGCGGATCGAGCTGTAGCCGATCGCTGGTATCGTAAGCGTTGTGTCGTCGAGCTAAGGAACTGGGGCATTCGCTTCGTCGTATCGCAGGGAACAGGTTTCAGTAGTGCGTTAAAAGTCCGAACAATGGAGTCGTCGCGGCGAACATACTTCGCCGCAGGGCGACTAGTAATCCGCGGGGAGATCATCGCTTGGGACCACCTTGATGTCGGGAGGATCCGCGATCTGCGGGTTGACTTCCAGTAACTGACTTCGTTCGAGTCGACTTCGGTTCGTTTCAAGCGTGCGGCGATTGATCCAATCACCTTCACGTAAGTCGACCAAGTTCAACATCGTTGTCTCTCGCATGAGATGGGGTTCGCCGTCAATGTTGACTCGAATTTCGCCCACTTTCCAACGGTCGCCTTCCGAGATCTTGTAGATCAGGTCGACAACGTTGTCCTCATCTCGCATCACGGTTTGCGGATCAACTTCGGCGTAAATGAACCCAAGTTCGCCGTAACCGTAGATCACCTCACCAACATCGCGGCGAAGGATTGAACCGTCGTACATGTCACCCGGCTTTAGCGACAGGCGATCTCGCAATGATTGTTCGGTGATGAATTCATTGCCAATGATTTGAATTTCGTTGACTCGGAAACGCGGTCCTTCGTTGACCACATACGTTACCGTGATCCACTTACCAGACTCGTCGTACTCCAGATGACGTCCCACGGTCGCCGTTAGGAATCCCAAGTTGTGGTAATAAGCCGCTAGAACGTCAACGTCTTCGTTGATCTTTTGCAGGTCGGCGGTGTTGTTGATCCATCGGATCACACCGGCCATCGGACCTCTTGAGTTGATGATCTTTTTCAGCCGTGCTTCGGTGACGATGGTGGATCCTTCAATTCGAATCTCACGAATTCGTTCTTTAGGACCTTCATTGATTCGGAACACAACAGCGTTCGGGTCGTTTTGCAGACCCACCGAACTGAGCACCGAGACTTGGTTGAAGCCTTCGCCTTGGTAATAGTCGATCAAGCGACGACGAGCGGATTCGATCGAAAATTCGTTGAGAGGATCGTTGGGTGCAAGTCCAGCACGTCCATTCAGCTCACGATCGTTGCAGCCACGATTTCCGTGGAAGATTACTTGAGTGATGATTTCGCGTTCGTGAACCGTGAAAGTCACACGCATTTCGCCTTTGGCGATTTCTTCGGTTTTGTAGGTGACATGGTCAAAGGACCCCATGTCGTTGAGCCGACGAACGTCACCCAGGACAGTGTCGTCATCGTAGAAGCGACTCGCCCGCGTTTGCAGTTCTTGCATGATGCGGTTGATGCTTACGCGACGGTTGCCGACGATGCGCACCTCGGCCACGATTGCGTCACCTTTTTCGCGTCGCACAGCCAAGCCATCGAGGCTATGAATATGTTCGCGGAACTTTGGCTTGGTGTCGGGTGCAGGAGCTTGAGCCCCGCCTCCGCCGCCGGCGCCCATTCCGCCACCACCGAACTGTGCTCCGACGGGTGTCGCTAAGGTTGCCCCCGCGATCAAAACGCACGCAAACAACGCGACGATCGACACAGAATCGCTTGAGACGATCGGCCAGCGAGCACATTGGGAACGTTTGACAGTTGCTTTTAAAATCTGCATGCGTGGACGAAACCGGGAGCATGGAAGGGGAGTTTCACGACGAGAACCCTCCGACAATCGATGCCGGGACTGTTCTCCATCTGCTAACTACCAATGCTCGCCAAGCGGCCACAAGCCAGATTCAGCCGCAATTTGGCTAAAACTTCGTTCTGCAACCAGAACCGAAGCTAGCTGCGGCCATTCAGCCACCCCAATTTGCCTGCTAGGTGGCATCCGCCGAATGAAGGTTTAGATCAACGTTTCCGACAGGCAATTCCAACCAATCGGTGATCATCACGCGCTGAACCAGAGGCTCTTCCAAATGCGAACGGACGATTTCCATCAAACGCTCGCGGATCTGTGTCTGCGAAGGATCGTCTAGCCAAGACGGGTCCGCTTGCCGCAGGAGTTGCTCGGAAGTTTCACAAATTTCCATGCGCACCTGGGTCAGACGCTCACGTCCTCGATGAATCTTGGATGGATCAACGACCGCGTGAAGACGAAAGTGATAAACAGTCGCGATATCGCTTGTGCTCTGGAATCGAAATTCGCCAATCTCAAAAGCCGTTGATTCGACATCGCTAAGCCTGGCGACGCGACTGCGCACGTACCCAATCACGCCAGCGTGAACCGCGACCATCAACAAAATTAGACTGGCACCCCAGTAGCGACGAATGAATTGCACGAGTTTGTCTCGACATGGAAAACAAGAAACCTAAGGAGCATCGATCAGTGGTCGGTCGTAGCGATTGCAATAATTGCGACGATTTAACTCAGAGTTTTTGCCACTGAACGGCCCAGCCAAACCGGAATTCGACCGCTAAACGGTAGGTCATAGCGAAGCACAGTGCGGATAAAAGGCTCTAATATTTTGCATCACTGCTCATTGTTCCTGTTGGGAGCTTCCCCGTTCCTGTTGGAAACTTCCCCATTGAAGCGTTCTGCTCGGGCTGCCTATGGCTTCACGAGCCCTCTCTTCCGATCTCTTCCGATCCTGCATGCCCATGCCTCTGCCCTCCGTCGTCCTATTCACCAGCCCTAAAGCGGGTAGCGGTAAGAATCGCGACCAAATTGATCGGCTGATCTCTCGGCTTCGCCAAGCCAACAACTCCGCCAGCGTTACCGCCAACGTCGCCGAACTGGATGCCTTGCTGCGTCAAACGGTGAAGCCCATTGTGGTTGCCGCTGGAGGCGATGGAACGATTGGGTTGGTTGCATCGCGATTGGCTGTCTTACAAACCCTAGATAACGTTGCCCCGGCTCGGTTGATTCCCATGCCGATGGGCACCGAGAATCTACTAGCCCGACAATTTGGGTTTCGCGCCGACGCTGATTATGTTTTCGACAAAATTTATCACGGTCATTCCACGCCGATCGACCTTGGTTTCGTTGGTCAAAAACCTTTCCTGAGCATGGTCACATGTGGTTTTGACGGTGAAGTCATTCGTGCGATGCATCTGACAAGGCGAGGTCACATCCGCCGGTTCGATTACTGGCGTCCTATTCTTAGAGCGATTCGGCACTATCGTTTTCCCCCTATCATGATCGAAGCCGAAGGAGTTCCCCCAAGCGACGATAGCCAAGAAGACGACGTTGGTGGGAATGATTCCACGCGAACGATCCAATGCGGTTGGGCGATGGCATTCAATTTGCCTGTTTACGCTGGCGGCATGACAATCGAACCTCATGCGAAGCCGAACGATGGGCTTCTCGACGTGATCGCGTTTCAAGGCCGAAGCATCCTAAGCGGCTTACGCTACGTCGCCGGAATCCGCTTGGGACGACACCTCGAGTTCCCCGATGTCGTTCGTTTCCGAGCGACGACGCTACGCGTTCACTCGTCACATCGCGTACCGTTCCAACTCGATGGCGATTATGGCGGAAAGCTTCCAATAGAGATCAGAGTGGAACCGTCGGCGATTGAGTTGCTCGTTTAAGTCCCGCCGAGCTTTTATCAGGTTCCCCCTTTCGCTCGACCCAGCAATTCGACCAGAATCGGGAATGAGCCAAACCACCCCCTCAACCGTTGATCCTGTTTCGATTGGTCCCTATCGCTGCGGTGACGCCGAACCGCTGCTCCTGATCGCAGGCCCCTGCGTGCTGCAGACCTATGAATTGTCGATGCAGATTGCTGATGTGCTCTGTCGAATCAATGATCGTGACGATGTGAACGTTGTGTTCAAGGCATCGTTCGACAAGGCCAATCGCACCAGCCTGACGGCTCGCCGAGGCCCAGGCATCGACGAAGGTTTGAAGATGCTTGATCGCATTGGCGAAAAAAGCGGTCTGCCCAAAACCACGGACCTCCATTTGCCGGATCAGGCCGACGCGGTAGCTCAGGTTTGCGACCTGCTTCAAATCCCGGCTTTTCTGGCTAGGCAAACTGATTTGATCGTTGCCGCAGCTCAGACAGGTCGTCCGCTCAACGTCAAGAAAGGTCAATTCATGTCGCCGGGCGATATGAAATATGTGGTCGAAAAAGCCCGAGGATCCTTCGCCGAGAGTCCTCATGCGAATCCGGCCAGTTCGGCTCCGAACCCGGAAGCCGCGGGTCGAAAGGGGGGCGTGATGTTGTGCGAACGCGGGACATTTTTTGGCTACGGACGACTGGTCAACGACATGCAGTCGCTACCACTGATGCGAGCTTTGGGAGTCCCGGTCGTGTTCGATGCCACGCACAGCGTGCAGCAGCCCGGCGGATTAGGAGGTGCGACGGGTGGAAACCGAGAAATGGTCGAACCACTTGCCCGAGCCGCCGTAGCAATGAGTACGGATGCCCTCTTTTTCGAAACTCATCCTGACCCCGACACCTCGCCCAGCGACGGTGCCAATATGATCCCGCTCGATCGCTTTGAAGCGACCATCGACCGGCTGCTCAAACTGCGCCAAACCGTTTCCAGCTTGTGACTCCTGCTTCAGTACTTTGACCCCTCCTGTGTAATTGATGGCAGCACTGTTTTTGACTCCAGCAACTCGCCGCGCCCCCTTGGGGTTGCTCAATCAGTCAAGAGCTGCGGTGCTCGCTGCGATGTCGTTATTCGCGGTCGCAATTCTATTGGCGGGTGGCTGCTCGGACGACAGCGACGCGGTTCGCGAAATTCAGGCCCAGCGGCAAAACCGAATGCAATCTCGCAGCGTCCAAGACCACTTGGGTGCAACGCATAATTTGTTACGACGTTTGTTCGAACTGAATGACCGCGAGGCTCGGCGACAAATCACTTATCACCTTAACCGCTGGCAAGAGGAATCCACTCGCGGGAAAGATTCAGAGCAAGCCGACATCACCCCATTAGTTTCGACTTACGAGCCATGGCTAAGTGACGAAACTCGGGCACAACGAGTCGAGCGTACGACCTTTGTCGGAACTGATCTTCCCCACCTTCGAGACAGCTATCTCGCCCGACAAATTGTTTCCTGGGTCGATGTTGATTCTCACGACGATCCCCTATTTGCCGATTGGTTCAAATCGCTAGAGGGAAAGTTAGACGAGAGGCAAATCCTTAAGCTGAAAACGACCCACCGCCTTTTCGATTGGTGTGTACGCAATATTGCGTACGAACCTGAAGTCCCGACCACACCCGCACCGCCAGCCCCGACATTGACGAAGGGGCTAACCTTCCGTGCCCCAGGCTACCGTCAAACCCAATATCAAACATTATGGCGAGGCACCGGGGATGCATGGCAATTAGCAGGCGTATTCACTCAGCTTTGCCGGCAAGCTGATATCCCAGCGTTCATCTTGGCTTTGGCCAATGACGAAGACGGATCGCTAAAACCTTGGTCAGTAGGCGTATTGATTGGCAAAGAGATTTACCTGTACGAACCCGAGCTTGGAATTCCGATTCCCCTGCCCACCGAGGCCGGAATTGCGACACTCGGTCAAGCTCGCAGTGATGCAGCGGTGCTTCGACGTTTGAATGTACCAGGCTTTTTCGATTACCCCTATTCCAAGTCCGACATAAGCCAGTCGATCGCGCTGCTGAACGTGGTACCTGAAGCCATCAGTCCACGTATGAAACAACTTCAAAATGGTCTGACCGGCGAACGTCGCATGATCACCTATGTGGATGCTGACCGGTTAGCGAAAGAAATCGACGATGTACGGGGCATCGCTGGTGTGCGTTTGTGGAAAGTGCCGTTGCAGGCCGAGGTCTATGCCGAAGACATCGCAAAAGCTGCCGAACGTGATTTGATGTTCCAGTTTTGGTACCGGTCTCGCTGGGCAATCTTGGAAGGCGAAATCCCGTCTTCCAAGCAACTCGCCAAGGCACGTTGGCAACATCTACACGGTCAATTCGACTCGATCGAAGAAGAGAACATCCAGGGTGCTCGGCCGCTTTACCTGACTCAACGTGCGCCTGAATTTGAGCTCGAAGACTTGGCTATCGATGTTGAACTGCAGAAGGCCTATGGCATTCGCCGCCAATTAGGAACCGCATCCGACATCTACGAACGTCAAGTCCAACAGGCTCAGGTGATGATGCGAATGAGCAAGCGCACCGCCACTTATTGGATCAGCTTGGTTCAATATGACGATGGTCGTTACGACACTTCAAAGTCCTGGCTCGTCAAACGAGTTCTCGATGATGAACAGCGTTCTCAGTGGGAAAACTCGGCGGTCTACAACGCAGCGCGTGCAGCCGAGCGAACCGGTGAAATCGACGAGGCGATGGAACTGTACAAGTCCGAAAAGAACGCCCGACCCCATGGAAGCAGAATCCGAGCGCGCCTGCTCGGTAGGACATCCGAAAGCACCGACGACTAATCGCAAAAGCGATTCCTCAGTGATCTGTCGTGTCGGAACTCTATCCTTGAAGTCGCTCAAGTCGTATTCTCGCGACGTGTTGGGCGATCAAGGGAAAGGCGGCATCGACAATTCCAGTAGCGGCAAGCGATGCCGCAGTGAACTCGTTGGGAATATCGCACGACTTCAATAGCACTAGCTCGTCTGCATTGAGCCTGATGGCCAAGTGAGCGGCGATCGAGTCCGTCGTCGTTCGCCAATCCTGAGGCAAACGTGAATCATCGCCTGGGCGATAGAACGCTCCCACCCGAACCAAACGTGTTGCTGCAGCCGAGTTCTGCTCACTCAGATCCTGCAACATTTCGGGTGACCTGATTGCCTCCCACGCGGGAAACCAGTCACTAACAACCTGAAACATTGCATCAAGCAAATCGATGCAGTGCCAGTGAGTAGCAACCGGGTCCAATGAATGAACCGTGTCGAGCTCGCGGATCGCATCGATGACTTTGCCGCCACCAAAGATCAACACATTCGTCGCTGGTTCCTGACATCCAATCCAATCTTGGAGCGTATCAACCAACATTGGATTAAGCAATAAACTACCGCCGACCTTAACCACCCGAATCACGCACGACTCCGAATTGTCTTAGCCAATAAAACACCGACCGCGTACGCAGGAAAGCACCGCGAGACTTCCGCGTTAAAAATCTGGCCAAGTCTCAACACGTCGCGATCCGCTGGCACGCGCAGCAGTTCCCCGCCGTGTCCAATCATCACAATCGTGCCACCATTATCGATACCGTCAAAAGCGAGTTGAACTTCGTGTTGAGCTGCAGTCATCACCTGGGCTGACAAATCACGTGCCAGAGAAATGTCGACCCTACGGTGATCTAGCCCAATCATGCGAGCCATTCGATTCGCGGCCATCTCTATTGTTCTTGGTCGCTGGTCCGCCGATTGACAATCTTGGGCGTCTTCGCTGTTTTTACCAAGAATCAGCATTACATCGTCCATCGTCGCAAACACTTCATTCATCACGCGCACGTTTCGTCCTCGGAAACGCAAACTTGAAACCAATGAGCAAACCGGAGTTCGGCCGCAACCGAGATAGACAAGCGAACCTTCGACCAAGCGATCAAAATCAGTGCACGAGGCCGTAGCGACCTTACCCGCCTTGATAGGAACGATATCCGTGGTCGTCGATCCAACGTCCACGACCATTGCGTCATCAACGGCGCCGCTCGAAGCGGCATGGCGTAAGGCGATGTCGTTTCCGAAATACTCTTCAGCAATACATTTTGCGGAAGCATGCCAATTCGATGCGGCAACCGCATCGGGATTCTGCTTTGCCGCCGAACCACCCACGAATTCGCCTTCGACGGTATAGAAACAAACATCGGCGTTAAATCGTTTGGATGCAGCAACCGCCGAGTCAACAATCTTGGAGACACCTTCGCGGCGATCAAAGAAACAATCGGCAAGCTCGCCTGTCATCGTTACTGCAAGCGACGAAAACTCAAACGGAACCAACATGTCGGCCAAAGCATCGCATAGCCGATCGGAATCAGACCACATAGGAAAAAACTGACTTGCCGCATTGCCAAGCAAATCAGAGACCTTCAAGTTTGCACCACCGATGTCAATGCCGACAACACGAGCGGTATCGCAATGCCCAGTGTCTTCCAACGTTTTCACTTACCGTTTCAAATCGCAAGAGGTCGAAGGAAGCGCACCATAAAAAGCACCGCCGAGGTCTAGGTTGATTCCGTGACCATATCGTTGACCCAAACCGTACCCTCGGGAGTCCAACGAACGGTATCAACACTGGTTGAACACGTGATCGGCCCGGACTCTAGGTCAAACAACCTAGCGGTAATATTGCCGTGAATCATACGGCGCAGCCCAACGTAAGACGTCGTTAGACGCGGATTGATTTCAATCACGTAATCGGCCGATGGATCATCACCG from Rubripirellula amarantea includes the following:
- a CDS encoding BamA/OMP85 family outer membrane protein, whose product is MQILKATVKRSQCARWPIVSSDSVSIVALFACVLIAGATLATPVGAQFGGGGMGAGGGGGAQAPAPDTKPKFREHIHSLDGLAVRREKGDAIVAEVRIVGNRRVSINRIMQELQTRASRFYDDDTVLGDVRRLNDMGSFDHVTYKTEEIAKGEMRVTFTVHEREIITQVIFHGNRGCNDRELNGRAGLAPNDPLNEFSIESARRRLIDYYQGEGFNQVSVLSSVGLQNDPNAVVFRINEGPKERIREIRIEGSTIVTEARLKKIINSRGPMAGVIRWINNTADLQKINEDVDVLAAYYHNLGFLTATVGRHLEYDESGKWITVTYVVNEGPRFRVNEIQIIGNEFITEQSLRDRLSLKPGDMYDGSILRRDVGEVIYGYGELGFIYAEVDPQTVMRDEDNVVDLIYKISEGDRWKVGEIRVNIDGEPHLMRETTMLNLVDLREGDWINRRTLETNRSRLERSQLLEVNPQIADPPDIKVVPSDDLPADY
- a CDS encoding diacylglycerol/lipid kinase family protein, which gives rise to MPLPSVVLFTSPKAGSGKNRDQIDRLISRLRQANNSASVTANVAELDALLRQTVKPIVVAAGGDGTIGLVASRLAVLQTLDNVAPARLIPMPMGTENLLARQFGFRADADYVFDKIYHGHSTPIDLGFVGQKPFLSMVTCGFDGEVIRAMHLTRRGHIRRFDYWRPILRAIRHYRFPPIMIEAEGVPPSDDSQEDDVGGNDSTRTIQCGWAMAFNLPVYAGGMTIEPHAKPNDGLLDVIAFQGRSILSGLRYVAGIRLGRHLEFPDVVRFRATTLRVHSSHRVPFQLDGDYGGKLPIEIRVEPSAIELLV
- the kdsA gene encoding 3-deoxy-8-phosphooctulonate synthase; this encodes MSQTTPSTVDPVSIGPYRCGDAEPLLLIAGPCVLQTYELSMQIADVLCRINDRDDVNVVFKASFDKANRTSLTARRGPGIDEGLKMLDRIGEKSGLPKTTDLHLPDQADAVAQVCDLLQIPAFLARQTDLIVAAAQTGRPLNVKKGQFMSPGDMKYVVEKARGSFAESPHANPASSAPNPEAAGRKGGVMLCERGTFFGYGRLVNDMQSLPLMRALGVPVVFDATHSVQQPGGLGGATGGNREMVEPLARAAVAMSTDALFFETHPDPDTSPSDGANMIPLDRFEATIDRLLKLRQTVSSL
- a CDS encoding amino acid kinase family protein, which translates into the protein MIRVVKVGGSLLLNPMLVDTLQDWIGCQEPATNVLIFGGGKVIDAIRELDTVHSLDPVATHWHCIDLLDAMFQVVSDWFPAWEAIRSPEMLQDLSEQNSAAATRLVRVGAFYRPGDDSRLPQDWRTTTDSIAAHLAIRLNADELVLLKSCDIPNEFTAASLAATGIVDAAFPLIAQHVARIRLERLQG
- a CDS encoding hydantoinase/oxoprolinase family protein → MKTLEDTGHCDTARVVGIDIGGANLKVSDLLGNAASQFFPMWSDSDRLCDALADMLVPFEFSSLAVTMTGELADCFFDRREGVSKIVDSAVAASKRFNADVCFYTVEGEFVGGSAAKQNPDAVAASNWHASAKCIAEEYFGNDIALRHAASSGAVDDAMVVDVGSTTTDIVPIKAGKVATASCTDFDRLVEGSLVYLGCGRTPVCSLVSSLRFRGRNVRVMNEVFATMDDVMLILGKNSEDAQDCQSADQRPRTIEMAANRMARMIGLDHRRVDISLARDLSAQVMTAAQHEVQLAFDGIDNGGTIVMIGHGGELLRVPADRDVLRLGQIFNAEVSRCFPAYAVGVLLAKTIRSRA